The following are from one region of the Hydrogenimonas sp. SS33 genome:
- a CDS encoding ATP-binding protein, translating to MSELRRAAALFEDRVDRDDYFDAASAEVTKKRLLGLIAEPERKLLFLLGEPGVGKTKMLHTLEKVLREEGKRRVVHLKEPFFDPERFLATLLEAAGEKAEGPLESLKARAVSHYGEREHLIMIDEAQLMSDPSLEFLRILADTKAFSFLLSMHRKEGEEILARPHFRSRSHRVVEMGMLRRDEVSEYLKGRLADEKLAKTAGMLDRRVTDRIHRYSGGNFRFVKRMAQTLFELMDEAREEGIARYRRPNRCLVDMAALDVGLING from the coding sequence GTGAGTGAGCTCCGCCGTGCCGCCGCGCTCTTCGAAGACCGGGTGGACCGGGACGACTACTTCGATGCCGCCAGCGCGGAAGTGACGAAAAAACGGCTGCTGGGGCTCATAGCGGAGCCGGAGCGCAAACTCCTTTTCCTGCTGGGGGAGCCCGGCGTGGGCAAAACCAAAATGCTCCATACTCTCGAAAAGGTCCTGCGCGAAGAGGGCAAACGCCGGGTCGTCCACCTGAAGGAGCCCTTTTTCGACCCGGAGCGTTTTCTCGCCACACTGCTGGAGGCGGCGGGAGAGAAGGCGGAAGGGCCCCTGGAGAGCCTCAAAGCCCGGGCAGTGTCGCACTATGGGGAGCGGGAGCATCTCATCATGATCGACGAGGCGCAGCTGATGAGCGACCCGTCGCTGGAGTTTCTGCGTATCCTGGCCGACACCAAAGCCTTTTCCTTTCTGCTCTCGATGCACCGAAAGGAGGGGGAGGAGATACTGGCCAGACCCCATTTCCGGTCCCGGAGCCACCGGGTCGTGGAGATGGGAATGCTGCGGCGCGATGAGGTATCGGAATACCTGAAAGGCCGGTTGGCCGATGAGAAACTGGCGAAAACGGCCGGCATGCTCGATCGTCGGGTGACGGACCGGATTCACCGCTACAGCGGAGGTAATTTCAGGTTCGTGAAACGGATGGCCCAGACCCTTTTCGAACTGATGGACGAGGCGCGGGAAGAGGGCATCGCCCGATACCGGCGTCCCAACCGCTGCCTGGTCGACATGGCGGCGCTGGATGTGGGGCTGATCAATGGGTGA
- a CDS encoding tetratricopeptide repeat protein, which yields MGERLAGLERRCRRRRLKRLLKGVLAAGVAAAAVAAGTYYFLAGGHSAFEVAKKCSETAPKPLSAPTPKTMPRRPEPEKGTAISAVPEQKASSLSKSAPEKLEKAVTKSAEKRPKPPRSGKTRKTPKAQNAQPSPVTAARGKKSHPAEPGRKPSLVKPGSEKRTLPVLRVTEVTDLQALIGQYRKYPRYATALKIAEIYYDRKAYAEASRWAREANRLNRDDEKAWILYARSEYALGRKERARRILRLYLDYKESPRARSLLAGWSRK from the coding sequence ATGGGTGAGCGGCTCGCCGGCCTGGAACGCCGCTGCCGCAGACGGCGGCTGAAACGGCTTCTGAAGGGAGTACTGGCCGCAGGTGTGGCGGCGGCGGCCGTAGCGGCGGGGACTTACTATTTCCTTGCGGGCGGCCATTCCGCCTTCGAGGTTGCGAAAAAGTGTTCCGAAACCGCACCAAAGCCTCTGAGTGCGCCGACACCGAAAACCATGCCCCGCAGACCGGAGCCGGAAAAAGGGACGGCGATATCCGCCGTTCCGGAACAAAAGGCTTCGTCGCTGAGCAAAAGTGCGCCGGAAAAGCTTGAAAAAGCGGTGACGAAGTCCGCGGAAAAAAGGCCGAAACCCCCAAGAAGCGGCAAAACCCGCAAAACGCCGAAAGCACAAAACGCGCAACCGTCGCCGGTGACGGCCGCAAGAGGAAAAAAGAGCCACCCCGCCGAACCGGGGAGGAAACCGTCCTTGGTCAAACCGGGTTCCGAAAAACGGACACTTCCCGTGCTTCGGGTGACGGAAGTGACCGATCTTCAGGCATTGATCGGCCAATACAGGAAATATCCGCGCTATGCCACCGCGCTCAAAATCGCGGAGATCTACTACGATCGGAAAGCCTATGCGGAAGCTTCCCGCTGGGCAAGGGAAGCGAATCGGCTGAACCGGGACGACGAAAAGGCGTGGATCCTCTATGCCCGGTCCGAATACGCTCTGGGTCGCAAAGAACGGGCCCGGCGGATTCTCAGACTCTATCTCGACTACAAAGAGTCGCCGCGGGCCCGTTCCCTTCTGGCGGGATGGAGCCGGAAATGA
- a CDS encoding GspE/PulE family protein produces the protein MIRQKIRLGDLLVEKGLVSETQLQHALRVQKEAGFVRKLGEILIDEGFVTERDIAEVLAEQLHLDFVDLYGKELDFKLLERFPIQVLKNAWAVPFEEDEEYIHVATADPLNYDALEVLERSVVSKPLKLYMASKEEIFHIFQRLEIVHSTRSIVEEVKREIRQHGIKNESEESAVLKLIRLIIRDAVLRNASDLHIEPDAHECSVRARVDGVLHETFIFDLEVYTALSSRIKILGNLDISERRRSQDGRFMLRIEGREFDFRLSTTPTLHGESIVMRILDQQKVLLKMSELGFEDENLKTFQDIIHQPYGIVLLTGPTGSGKTTTLYAALNEIKSIENKVLTIEDPVEYQLPLIQQVQVNEKVGFTFAEALRSFLRQDPDIIMVGEIRDFETLNAAAQASLTGHLVFSTLHTNDAPSAVSRMVQMGLEPYLIADSLIAIVAQRLVRKICPYCKTEVKPHRDMIEKVKRWLPEHPTFYKGTGCPQCEMTGYMGRTLIVEILRVNEEVAQKISEGATKMEIAKTASEEGTYRPMIENGIRKVMQGITTLEEILRVTRS, from the coding sequence ATGATACGTCAGAAGATCCGACTCGGGGACCTGCTGGTCGAAAAAGGACTCGTTTCCGAAACCCAGCTGCAACATGCGCTGCGGGTACAGAAGGAGGCCGGTTTCGTCCGTAAATTGGGAGAGATTCTCATCGACGAGGGGTTCGTTACCGAAAGAGATATCGCCGAAGTACTGGCGGAGCAGCTTCATCTCGATTTTGTCGACCTCTACGGGAAGGAGCTCGACTTCAAACTGCTGGAACGGTTTCCGATCCAGGTCCTCAAAAACGCCTGGGCGGTCCCTTTCGAAGAGGATGAGGAGTATATCCACGTCGCCACGGCCGATCCCCTCAACTACGATGCGCTGGAGGTGTTGGAGCGTTCCGTCGTCAGCAAACCCCTGAAACTCTATATGGCTTCCAAAGAGGAGATTTTCCACATCTTCCAGCGGCTGGAGATCGTCCACAGTACCCGGTCCATTGTCGAAGAGGTGAAGCGTGAGATCCGGCAGCACGGCATCAAGAACGAGAGTGAAGAGAGTGCGGTTTTGAAGCTGATCCGCCTCATCATCCGGGATGCGGTGCTGCGCAACGCCAGCGACCTGCATATCGAGCCCGACGCCCACGAATGTTCGGTGCGGGCCCGCGTTGACGGAGTTCTGCACGAGACCTTCATCTTCGACCTGGAAGTCTATACGGCGCTCTCTTCGCGGATCAAAATTCTCGGCAATCTCGATATTTCGGAACGGCGGCGCTCCCAGGACGGCCGTTTCATGCTGCGTATCGAGGGGAGGGAGTTCGATTTCCGCCTCTCGACGACCCCGACGCTTCACGGGGAGTCGATCGTCATGCGGATCCTCGATCAGCAGAAGGTGCTTCTGAAGATGTCGGAACTGGGTTTCGAGGATGAAAATCTCAAAACCTTCCAGGATATCATCCATCAGCCCTACGGTATCGTGCTGCTCACCGGGCCCACGGGCAGCGGCAAAACGACGACCCTTTATGCCGCCCTCAACGAGATCAAGAGCATCGAGAACAAGGTGCTCACCATCGAGGATCCGGTGGAGTACCAGCTGCCGCTGATCCAGCAGGTCCAGGTCAACGAGAAGGTCGGGTTTACCTTCGCGGAAGCCCTTCGCTCTTTTCTGCGCCAGGATCCGGACATCATCATGGTCGGGGAAATACGGGACTTCGAAACGCTCAACGCCGCCGCCCAGGCCTCCCTGACGGGCCACCTCGTCTTTTCGACACTGCATACCAACGACGCGCCCAGCGCCGTCAGCCGGATGGTGCAGATGGGTCTGGAACCCTATCTGATCGCCGATTCCCTCATCGCCATCGTCGCCCAGCGGCTGGTGCGAAAAATCTGTCCCTACTGCAAAACGGAGGTGAAGCCCCACCGTGACATGATCGAAAAGGTGAAACGGTGGCTGCCGGAACACCCGACCTTCTATAAAGGTACAGGGTGTCCCCAGTGCGAGATGACCGGCTACATGGGGCGGACCCTGATCGTCGAAATCCTGCGGGTCAACGAGGAGGTGGCGCAGAAGATTTCGGAAGGGGCCACGAAAATGGAGATCGCGAAGACGGCATCGGAGGAGGGGACCTACCGCCCGATGATTGAGAACGGCATCCGGAAGGTGATGCAGGGCATCACGACCCTGGAAGAGATTCTGCGGGTGACCAGGAGCTAG
- a CDS encoding type II secretion system F family protein: MGYYRIDYRIGRERKSVVVEAESKIDAIRQFRNEAKGVMLSIREVSRPLSLGFRKWMEKLRSPIRNRRVAQEPFIASLRQIAVMLDAGIPINQAIEEAARSTEEEMLKAILVNILKDVESGVSLGEALAPYRVQLGSLTLSMIRLGEQSGTLAESIAKLADILEQILENRRQLIRATRYPLFTVVAMILAFTVVILMVVPQFQELFAENGAELPYPTQFLIWVEHAIVTFGPWILAGAVLLTAWFSWLYNRYEEVRLAADRVLLKIYIVGKVTRYAMVGRFIYIFNVLMHAGIPITDALDAATGVVDNRYMRERLASIRRAIEEGRPLYDGFEESGMFKPMIVQMVKAGEQGGALSKMLEKITRYYQNRYQNLVDNVSTMIEPILIASIAGFVLVLALGIFLPMWSMAEAMGM, encoded by the coding sequence ATGGGGTACTACCGCATCGACTACCGCATCGGAAGGGAGCGGAAGTCCGTCGTCGTCGAAGCGGAATCGAAAATCGATGCGATCCGGCAGTTTCGCAACGAGGCAAAGGGGGTCATGCTCTCGATCCGGGAGGTGTCACGCCCCCTTTCGCTCGGTTTTCGGAAGTGGATGGAGAAACTCCGCTCCCCCATCCGAAACCGGCGGGTGGCGCAGGAACCCTTCATCGCCTCTCTCCGGCAGATCGCCGTCATGCTCGACGCGGGCATTCCCATCAACCAGGCGATCGAAGAGGCGGCACGTTCCACGGAGGAGGAGATGCTCAAAGCGATTCTCGTAAACATTCTGAAGGATGTGGAGAGCGGGGTGAGTCTCGGGGAGGCGCTGGCGCCCTACCGTGTGCAGCTGGGCTCCCTCACCCTTTCCATGATACGGCTGGGGGAGCAGAGCGGTACCCTTGCCGAGTCGATCGCCAAGCTGGCCGATATTCTGGAGCAGATTCTCGAAAACAGGCGCCAGCTCATCCGTGCCACCCGCTATCCCCTCTTTACCGTCGTCGCCATGATCCTCGCTTTTACCGTCGTCATTCTGATGGTCGTGCCCCAGTTCCAGGAGCTCTTTGCCGAAAACGGGGCCGAGCTCCCCTATCCGACGCAGTTCCTGATATGGGTGGAGCACGCCATCGTCACCTTCGGCCCCTGGATTCTGGCCGGTGCGGTTTTGTTGACGGCATGGTTTTCATGGCTCTACAACCGGTATGAAGAGGTAAGGCTGGCGGCGGACAGAGTGCTGCTGAAGATCTATATCGTGGGCAAAGTGACCCGTTATGCGATGGTGGGACGATTCATCTATATTTTCAATGTACTGATGCATGCGGGCATTCCCATTACCGATGCGTTGGATGCGGCGACGGGGGTGGTGGACAACCGCTACATGCGCGAAAGGCTCGCTTCCATCCGACGGGCCATCGAAGAGGGGCGGCCCCTTTATGACGGTTTCGAAGAGAGCGGCATGTTCAAACCGATGATCGTGCAGATGGTCAAGGCGGGCGAACAGGGGGGTGCCCTTTCGAAGATGCTGGAGAAGATCACCCGCTACTATCAGAACCGTTACCAGAATCTGGTGGACAATGTTTCGACGATGATCGAGCCGATTCTCATCGCCTCCATCGCCGGGTTCGTGCTGGTGCTGGCATTGGGAATCTTTCTGCCCATGTGGAGCATGGCGGAAGCGATGGGGATGTAG
- a CDS encoding type II secretion system protein, whose translation MNRKAFTLIELIFVILLIGVLSAVAVPKFIGMRDNAKITSELSTAASVQTALEACHGEWVINDAPFVCGNGIRSDSADFNATTGYPVTLGSGDDTPLDKILKNGATVHWKKSGENYYGPASDPQNGTSRCIEGKPCIGKCWRYDSAEGTLKLQTSGC comes from the coding sequence ATGAACCGCAAGGCATTCACCCTGATCGAACTGATCTTCGTGATCCTTCTGATCGGGGTTCTGAGTGCGGTCGCCGTTCCCAAGTTCATCGGAATGCGTGACAATGCCAAAATCACCTCCGAACTCTCCACGGCCGCTTCCGTCCAGACCGCCCTGGAAGCCTGCCACGGGGAGTGGGTCATCAACGACGCCCCCTTCGTCTGCGGCAACGGCATCCGATCCGACTCCGCCGACTTCAACGCCACCACGGGATACCCCGTCACGCTGGGAAGCGGTGACGACACCCCCCTGGACAAAATTCTCAAAAACGGAGCCACCGTCCACTGGAAAAAATCGGGTGAGAATTACTACGGCCCCGCTTCCGACCCCCAAAACGGTACTTCCCGCTGTATCGAAGGAAAGCCCTGTATCGGCAAATGCTGGCGCTACGACAGTGCCGAGGGAACGCTGAAGCTTCAGACTTCCGGTTGCTGA
- a CDS encoding prepilin-type N-terminal cleavage/methylation domain-containing protein — translation MRKGFTLIELIFVIIIIGILAGVALPKYKGMKENAEVTNVFKVVQDAVSSVPPAYLNLEDLNGTQANIDQIFEVKGSPYWSTAASFKKNGTTVNYPAWVYNNPSRNDLNATIGIDNGSTPPQLYVEITVNNDSNNIKYQKLKRLVVGSSGTFNGDYNATIDLQ, via the coding sequence ATGCGAAAAGGTTTTACGCTCATCGAGCTGATCTTCGTCATCATCATCATCGGCATTCTGGCCGGTGTCGCCCTTCCCAAATACAAAGGGATGAAGGAAAACGCGGAAGTGACCAATGTCTTCAAAGTGGTCCAGGACGCCGTCTCTTCCGTACCGCCGGCCTACCTGAACCTGGAGGACCTCAACGGCACCCAGGCCAATATCGACCAGATTTTCGAAGTGAAGGGTTCACCCTACTGGAGTACCGCCGCCAGCTTCAAGAAAAACGGGACGACGGTCAACTATCCGGCATGGGTCTACAACAACCCTTCCAGAAACGATCTCAACGCCACCATCGGCATCGACAACGGTTCCACACCGCCGCAGCTCTATGTGGAAATTACGGTCAACAACGATTCCAACAATATCAAATACCAGAAGCTCAAAAGACTGGTCGTCGGTTCAAGCGGGACATTCAACGGTGACTACAATGCCACAATCGACCTGCAGTAG
- the rpmE gene encoding 50S ribosomal protein L31 — protein sequence MKKGIHPEYVECHVSCACGNQFTVLSNKPEMRIDICNACHPFFTGSEKIVDATGRVEKFKNKYKLGK from the coding sequence ATGAAAAAGGGAATCCACCCCGAATACGTCGAGTGTCATGTCAGCTGCGCCTGCGGCAACCAGTTTACCGTGCTTTCCAACAAGCCCGAAATGCGCATCGATATCTGCAACGCATGCCACCCCTTCTTTACCGGAAGTGAAAAAATCGTAGACGCCACCGGCCGCGTCGAGAAGTTCAAAAACAAATACAAACTGGGCAAATAA
- the rsmI gene encoding 16S rRNA (cytidine(1402)-2'-O)-methyltransferase: MLTLLPTPIGNIEDISLRAMRVLKEADVVLCEDTRVAKRLLQLLSERYGLQHRIETFLSLHSHNEKERLEALDPALFEKNVVYMSDAGMPCISDPGALLVAWCQEKGIDYTVLPGPSAFTTAYAASGFSEPRFLFYGFLPHKGRAREKALAALLREPFPVILYEAPHRLEKLLEGLEREASRRMVFAAKEITKKHERFFRGTPSELKREITGNLLKGEWVVIVAPAPNRAETDADEIAAIEAMDLPPKKKAKLLAKATGRPVAEWYDRLVNQTK; this comes from the coding sequence GTGCTGACCCTTCTTCCCACACCCATCGGCAACATCGAAGACATCTCCCTGCGGGCGATGCGTGTTCTGAAAGAAGCGGACGTGGTGCTGTGCGAAGATACGCGGGTCGCCAAACGGCTGCTCCAGCTCCTTTCGGAGCGTTACGGGCTGCAGCACCGTATAGAGACCTTTCTCTCCCTCCACAGCCACAACGAAAAGGAGCGGCTCGAAGCGCTGGACCCCGCACTCTTCGAAAAAAATGTGGTCTACATGAGCGATGCGGGGATGCCCTGCATCAGCGACCCGGGCGCGCTGCTGGTGGCATGGTGCCAGGAAAAGGGGATCGACTATACCGTTTTGCCGGGCCCTTCGGCCTTCACCACCGCCTACGCCGCCAGCGGGTTTTCCGAGCCGCGGTTCCTCTTCTACGGTTTTCTCCCCCACAAAGGCCGGGCGCGCGAAAAGGCGCTCGCCGCTTTGCTGCGCGAACCCTTTCCCGTTATCCTCTACGAAGCGCCCCACCGCCTCGAAAAGCTGCTGGAGGGGCTGGAGAGGGAGGCCTCCCGGAGAATGGTTTTCGCCGCCAAGGAGATCACCAAAAAGCATGAGCGCTTCTTCAGGGGCACCCCTTCCGAACTGAAACGCGAAATCACGGGGAACCTGCTGAAAGGGGAGTGGGTCGTCATCGTCGCACCCGCCCCGAATCGGGCCGAAACCGACGCCGACGAAATCGCCGCCATCGAAGCGATGGACCTGCCGCCGAAAAAGAAGGCGAAGCTCCTCGCCAAAGCCACCGGCCGCCCCGTTGCCGAATGGTACGACAGACTCGTCAACCAAACGAAATAA
- the rlmB gene encoding 23S rRNA (guanosine(2251)-2'-O)-methyltransferase RlmB, whose amino-acid sequence MIVYGKQICKFLMARHPELIQRILLAKELPKKEFGDVMKLRKPVERVDGKKAQALARGGNHQGWLCDVLPYRYADYRTMTESRFLVVLAGVTDVGNIGAVVRTAYALGADGLIAAGVKQIASEGAIRASAGAMFDLPVAVVPNLLDLLNELKLAGFTLYGAGMEGTPIQEAQIEPKRVLVLGSEGAGIPRRAMEKMDEVVSVEMVRPFDSLNVSAAAAILIYRMMHA is encoded by the coding sequence ATGATTGTCTACGGTAAACAGATTTGCAAATTTCTCATGGCCCGGCATCCCGAGCTCATTCAGCGGATTCTGCTGGCCAAGGAACTCCCCAAAAAGGAGTTCGGCGACGTGATGAAGCTAAGAAAGCCCGTGGAGCGGGTCGATGGGAAGAAGGCCCAGGCCCTGGCACGGGGCGGTAACCACCAGGGGTGGCTCTGCGACGTGCTCCCCTACCGCTACGCCGACTACCGCACCATGACGGAGAGCCGCTTTCTCGTGGTGCTGGCGGGGGTGACCGACGTGGGGAACATCGGGGCCGTCGTGCGGACCGCCTATGCCCTCGGTGCCGACGGGCTCATTGCCGCGGGGGTGAAACAGATCGCCAGTGAAGGGGCCATCCGGGCCAGCGCCGGCGCCATGTTCGACCTGCCCGTGGCCGTGGTCCCCAACCTCCTCGACCTGCTCAACGAGCTGAAGCTGGCGGGCTTCACCCTCTACGGCGCGGGTATGGAGGGGACGCCGATACAGGAGGCGCAAATCGAACCGAAGCGGGTGCTGGTGCTCGGAAGCGAAGGGGCCGGCATTCCCAGACGGGCCATGGAGAAGATGGATGAGGTGGTGAGTGTCGAAATGGTGCGGCCCTTCGACTCTCTCAATGTCAGCGCCGCCGCGGCGATACTCATATACAGGATGATGCATGCTTGA
- a CDS encoding LL-diaminopimelate aminotransferase: MFDEIEFEKLKRLPKYVFAEVNDLKMAARRAGEDVIDFSMGNPDGPPSRKIIEKLIESAQKPKTHGYSASKGIYKLRLAICNWYERRYGVALDPETEAVATMGSKEGYVHLVQAVTNPGDTAVVPDPTYPIHSYAFMLAGGAVRKMELVFDEKYEVDEELFFVNLKRALVESVPRPKFVVVNFPHNPSTATVTPAFYERLVDMAKKERFYIISDIAYADITFDGYKTPSILAVEGAKEVAVESFTLSKSYNMAGWRVGFIVGNPKLVGAVQKIKSWLDYGMFTPIQVAATIALDELEGEVQHTIEKYRKRRDVLCDAFNKAGWPIEKPRATMFVWAKIPKEALHLGSLEFSKKLLTEAKVAVSPGIGFGEYGDQYVRIALIENEKRIRQAARNIKKFLKTLEED, from the coding sequence ATGTTCGATGAAATAGAATTCGAAAAGCTCAAACGTCTGCCCAAATATGTTTTCGCCGAAGTGAACGACCTGAAGATGGCCGCGCGCCGGGCGGGCGAAGATGTCATCGACTTCAGCATGGGCAATCCCGACGGCCCCCCGAGCAGGAAGATCATCGAGAAGCTGATCGAGTCGGCCCAGAAACCCAAAACCCACGGCTACTCCGCCAGCAAGGGGATCTACAAACTCCGCCTGGCCATCTGCAACTGGTACGAGCGGCGCTACGGCGTGGCGCTGGACCCGGAAACGGAGGCGGTGGCGACGATGGGGAGCAAAGAGGGGTATGTCCACCTGGTCCAGGCGGTGACCAACCCGGGCGACACGGCGGTGGTGCCGGACCCGACCTACCCGATCCACTCCTACGCCTTCATGCTCGCCGGCGGCGCCGTGCGCAAGATGGAGCTGGTCTTTGACGAAAAGTACGAAGTGGACGAGGAGCTCTTTTTCGTCAACCTCAAGCGGGCCCTGGTGGAGTCGGTACCCCGGCCCAAATTCGTCGTGGTCAACTTTCCCCACAACCCCAGCACCGCCACCGTGACCCCCGCCTTCTACGAGCGGCTGGTGGATATGGCCAAAAAGGAGCGCTTCTACATCATCAGCGACATTGCCTACGCCGACATCACCTTCGACGGCTACAAAACCCCCTCCATCCTGGCTGTCGAAGGGGCCAAAGAGGTGGCGGTGGAGAGCTTCACCCTCTCCAAGAGCTACAATATGGCCGGCTGGCGGGTCGGCTTCATCGTCGGCAACCCCAAGCTGGTGGGGGCGGTGCAGAAGATCAAGAGCTGGCTCGATTACGGCATGTTCACCCCGATCCAGGTGGCAGCCACCATCGCCCTGGACGAACTGGAAGGGGAGGTGCAGCACACCATCGAAAAGTACCGCAAGCGCCGCGACGTGCTCTGTGACGCCTTCAACAAAGCGGGATGGCCCATCGAAAAACCGCGGGCGACCATGTTCGTCTGGGCGAAGATCCCCAAAGAGGCGCTTCATCTGGGGAGCCTGGAGTTTTCCAAGAAGCTGCTGACCGAAGCGAAGGTGGCCGTGAGTCCCGGCATCGGTTTCGGCGAATACGGCGACCAGTATGTCCGCATCGCCCTCATCGAAAACGAAAAGCGCATCCGCCAGGCGGCACGCAACATCAAGAAATTTCTGAAAACCCTGGAAGAGGATTGA
- a CDS encoding homoserine dehydrogenase, protein MIQIGIVGVGTVGASVARILEENQDIITARAGKEIRVRKGVVRNLSRARDVAIPLTDDVDEILDDPDIDIVVELMGGVEEPYHVVKKALEKGKAVVTANKALLAYHRYELQDVAGDLPFEFEASVAGGIPIIKALREGLSANHIESIKGIINGTANYILTKMMTEGVDFGPVLKEAQALGYAEADPTFDIGGFDAAHKLLILASIAYGIDAKPEDILIEGIEQVTQEDIAFAKEFGYTIKLLGIAKKVGEFVELRVHPALVPQREMIAKVDGVMNGISVIGDKVGETMYYGPGAGGDATASAVISDIIAIARGGKSSPMLGFKRPLESGLQLLERDAIVSRYYLRLVVEDKPGVLAKVSQVMGEQKISIETMLQRPGEGETATLLLSTHRCEERAMQQALHALFGLESVKERPVMFRIER, encoded by the coding sequence ATGATTCAAATCGGCATCGTCGGCGTCGGCACGGTAGGGGCCAGTGTCGCCAGAATTTTGGAGGAGAACCAAGACATCATCACCGCCCGGGCGGGGAAGGAGATCAGGGTCAGGAAAGGGGTCGTGCGCAACCTCTCCAGAGCCCGGGACGTGGCCATTCCTCTGACGGACGATGTGGATGAAATTCTGGACGATCCCGACATCGACATCGTCGTGGAGCTGATGGGGGGCGTGGAGGAGCCCTATCATGTGGTGAAAAAGGCGCTGGAGAAGGGCAAGGCGGTGGTGACGGCCAACAAAGCCCTGCTGGCCTACCACCGCTACGAGCTGCAGGATGTGGCGGGTGACCTTCCTTTCGAGTTCGAAGCAAGCGTGGCGGGGGGTATCCCCATCATCAAAGCGCTGCGCGAGGGGCTCAGCGCCAACCATATCGAAAGCATCAAGGGGATCATCAACGGCACCGCCAACTACATTCTGACCAAAATGATGACTGAGGGGGTCGACTTCGGCCCCGTTTTGAAGGAGGCCCAGGCGCTGGGGTACGCCGAAGCGGACCCCACCTTCGACATCGGCGGCTTCGACGCGGCCCACAAACTGCTCATCCTCGCCTCCATCGCCTACGGCATCGATGCCAAGCCCGAAGATATCCTCATCGAGGGGATCGAGCAGGTGACCCAGGAGGATATCGCCTTCGCCAAAGAGTTCGGCTACACAATCAAACTGCTGGGCATCGCCAAAAAAGTGGGCGAGTTCGTGGAGCTGCGGGTCCACCCCGCCCTGGTTCCCCAGAGGGAGATGATCGCCAAGGTCGACGGGGTGATGAACGGCATCAGCGTCATCGGCGACAAGGTGGGTGAAACGATGTACTACGGCCCGGGGGCCGGCGGAGACGCCACCGCCAGTGCCGTCATCAGCGACATCATCGCCATCGCCAGGGGAGGCAAGAGCTCCCCGATGCTGGGGTTCAAACGCCCGCTGGAGAGCGGCCTGCAACTGCTGGAGCGCGATGCCATCGTCAGCCGGTACTATCTGCGCCTCGTGGTGGAGGACAAGCCGGGCGTTCTCGCCAAAGTCTCCCAGGTGATGGGGGAGCAGAAGATCTCCATCGAAACGATGCTGCAGCGCCCCGGTGAAGGGGAGACGGCGACGCTGCTTCTTTCGACCCACCGCTGCGAAGAGCGGGCGATGCAGCAGGCGCTTCACGCCCTTTTCGGACTCGAAAGCGTCAAAGAGCGCCCGGTTATGTTCCGTATAGAGAGGTGA